Sequence from the Bubalus kerabau isolate K-KA32 ecotype Philippines breed swamp buffalo chromosome 17, PCC_UOA_SB_1v2, whole genome shotgun sequence genome:
GGACGTCCTGTTCAGCGACACCTTCACATCTGCTGGCCTCGACCCTGCAGGTATGCCAATCCTATCCCATGTTCTGACTACCACCCCCCATCGTCAGGGTTGCAGTGGGAGGGTAGGTGGGCTCCCAGCCCCATCCCTATCCCACTGAAGCTGGACCTCCTTTCTGGTTCCTTGAGGACCCCGCCCCggcctctccctccccttcccccgccTTCTCATTTCAGCTCCTACGCTCAGGATCCCCACTTCTTGGCCCGGACATCGTTCTTCCTTCACCCCTTGTAGCTCCTGGGGGCACTTGGGGCCATGGGTCCacctgggaggaggtgggaggtccCCAGACTTGACCCTGCCCCGGCCCCACCCagactccctgccctgccctggacccCAGCCCAGTCAGGACTCAGCACGTCGGAGGGCCCTCTGGCCCGAGGTAACTGAAGCCAGAGCCGCTATCCTCGCTGGCTGCTGGGAGCTGCCTCCTCATCAGCTCGTTCTGCCTCACTCCTCCTCCTCACTCCTCACCTGCCTGCTGCCCACCCATTCCCGCCTGATCTGTCCTGGCCCCCTGCCTTGCCAGCCCGGGTGGGCACGCTGCGGGGCCGGGGCTTGGGCTGTAGCGCTTGGCTTTGCCTGTGGCCTTCAACAGCCCCAGGGCTGATGGCTGCCCCCTCTCCCGACTCCTCAGGCCGCTGCCTCCTTCCCAGGCCCAAGTCCCTTGCGGGCAGTGGCCCCTCGACTCGCCTGCTAACACTAGAGGAAGCCCAGGCTCGGACCCAGGGTCGGCTGGGGACACCCACCGAGCCCACAACTTCCAAGGCCCCAACTTCACCTGTGGAAAGGTGAGTAGGATATCCAGAAGGGAGGGACTGGCCTGGGGGACCCAGCTCCTCAGCCAACCTCCTGTGTCTTGACCCAAACtccaggaggaaaggggagagaggcGAGAAACAGCGGAAGCCTGGAGGTAGCAGCTGGAAGACCTTCTTTGCACTGGGCCGAGGCCCCAGCATCCCCCGAAAGAAGCCTCTGCCCTGGCTAGGGGGCACCCGGGCCCGACCGCAGCCTTCAGGTCAGAGGCCGGGCAGTGGGCGTGGTGGCTGGAGAGGCACCCTGGAGTGCCCCCATGACCCTTCGTCCTCTCCCTGCAGGCTGCCGACCTGACACTGTCACACTGAGGTCTGCCAAGAGTGAGGAGTCTCTGTCATCGCAGGCCAGTGGGGCTGGTGAGCACGGGGTGACCCTTGCCTGTGCCCAGGTggagctgggagggactggggctcTGAGCTGGCCTCCACGTGGTGTTCTCAGATTTGGGGctcttggggttttttgttttaatctggACCTTACGTACAATAAGTTTGATAAAGCTTCACTCTTGGTTCACGATGCACTCTGGTCATTGGCCCACGCAGGGTCCTCCTAGTCTTTTGTTCATCCGTTtcgaaaaaaattaaatagtatcATGAACCCGTTGGCCAGAAGTAAAGGCCTCCCACCACAGTACGTGTGaactcctcccctcccacctcaggctgcctccccacctcaggCGTCCTCTGATAGTCTTCGTCCCTTCGCTTTTACAGTTTTGTCCCCTACAGGTGTAGGGGTCAACAACACACTGCTAGCTGTTTGAATCTTTGATTAAAGGGCATCATTAAAAAGCGGTATCGcgctgtgtgtgctcactcaccacTGCATCACAGGCTGCTGTCCGCACGGCTGGTGTAGCTCAGGCGCCTTCCTCTCCATCACTGTCCACTGGCGAGTGTGGGTGTCCCCCCAGGGGAGGGGATGCTTGTCCATGCCCCTCCTGATGGATCTGCAGGCTCCGACAAGCGCCCCAGGAGTGGAGGCGCACACTGTATGATACGCCCACATCCAGCTGTACAAGACGAGCCCCAAGTATTTCCCAGATGTGGTCGCCTCAGGCTGTCCTCCCAGCCACCGGGTATGAGATCCTGTTGGTCTCAAGCTTGTAGCCAGTGGGGTTGTCAGACTTTGTTCTTGCCTTTGGAAAAGTTCTCTTCATGGACTTGCCACTGATGTCCTCTATCATCCATGAGTCTGCACAGCTCTCCCTGGATCCCCAGCCATTGTGACCCTAGGCAgaaatgtgtctctgtgtgttatTTTCCCAACTTACTGGGGGTGTGTGTCCTGTTCTCACTGATGTATCTGGGTAGGTAGTTCTGATCCCTGACCCCTAACTCCCCCTCCCCTGCACTGCCCTTCCAGGCCTCCAGCGTCTGCACAGGCTACGGCGACCCCACTCCAGCAGTGACGCTTTTCCCGTGGGCCCCGCACCCGCGGGCTCCTGCGAGAGCCTGTCATCATCCGAGTCCACCGAGTCCTCCTCCGAGtcgtcctcctcctcttcctccgaGTCCTCTGCAGCTGGGCTGGGAGCACTCTCTGGCTCCCCTTCACACCGAACCTCGGCCTGGCTAGACGACGGTGATGAGCTGGACTTTAGCCCACCCCGCTGCCTGGAGGGGCTCCGGGGGCTTGACTTTGATCCCCTTACCTTTCGATGCAGCAGCCCCACCCCTGGGGACCCGGCACCTCCTGCCAGCCCggcccccccagcccccgcctcTGCCTTTCCACCCAGGGCAACCCCCCAGGCCCTCTCTCCCCGGGGCCCCACCAGCCCTGCCTCACCCGCTGCCCTGGACATCTCGGAGCCCCTGTCTGTGTCAGTGCCACCTGCTGTCCTGGAGCTGCTGGGGGCTGGAGGAACACCCGCCTCGGCCACCCCAACACCAGCCCTCAGCCCCAGCCCGGGCCTGCGCCCCCACCTCATCCCCTTGCTGCTGCGTGGAGCTGAGGCCCAGCTGAGTGACACCTGCCAACAAGAGATCTGCAGCAAGTTGGCATTGCCTGGTCCCCGGGGAGCCCAAGGCCAGCATGGTGTGTCCTGTCCAGCCCAGCCTAGCCCAGCCCATTCCGTCACAACCCTGAGGCTGTGCCCAAGACCTGGCTGACTCCTCTTCCCGTTCCTCTCCTAGGTGCTGGTATGGATTCACCgctgctgccccctcccctgtccctccTGCGCCCGGGGGgggccccacccccgcctcccaaAAATCCAGCACGCCTCATGGCCCTGGCCCTGGCTGAGCGGGCTCAGCAGGTGGCCCAGAGACAGAGCCAGCAGGAGCAGGGGAGCACCCCGTCTGCTCCTCAGTCCCCTTTCCGCCGTTCACTGTCCCTGGAGGTTGGCAGTGAGCCCCCAGGGACCTCAGGGAGTgggccacccccccaccccctagcCCACCCAGGTGGCTGGGCTCCGGGACCCCCACCCTCCTTACCAAGGCAACAAAGTGATGGGAGCCTGGTGAGGAGCCAGCGGCCCACAGGGACCTCAAGGAGGGCACCCCGAGGCCCTTCCCAGGTCAGTGCCCAGCTCAGGATGGGTGGGGGGTGCGGGGCTGcgccagagatggcagcccagttCCTGTGTTCTGTCCCCCAGCAGGTTCCCACCCCTGGCTTCTTCTCAGCCCCCCGGGAGTGCCTGCCACCTTTCCTCGGGGTCCCCAAACCAGGCTTGTACCCCCTCGGCTCCCCATCCTTCCAGCCCAGCTCCCCGGCCCCAGTCTGGAGGAGCCCCCTGGTTCCCCCTGCACCACTGGACAGAGGAGAGAACCTGTACTATGAGATCGAGGCGGGTGAGGGGTCCCCCTACTCTGGCCCCACTCGCTCCTGGAGTCCCTTGCGCTCCATGCCCCCAGACAGGCTGAATGCCTCGTACGGCATGCTTGGCCAATCCCCACCACTCCATAGGTCCCCCGACTTCCTGCTCAGTTACCCACCACCCTCCTGTTTTCCCCATGACCACCTTGGCTACTCAGCCCCCCAGCACTCGGCCCGGCGCCCCACCCGACCTGAACCCCTCTATGTCAACCTAGCCCTGGGGCCCAGGGGCCCCTCACCCGCTTCTTCCAGctcctcctctcctgcccacCCTCGCAGTCGCTCTGATCCTggccccccagccccccgccTCCCCCAAAAGCAGCGGGCCCCCTGGGGCCGCCACACCCCTCACAGGGTGCCTGGGCCCTGGGGCCCTCCAGACCCTCTCCCCTACAGGGCAGCCCCACCAGCCTATGGGAGAGGGGGCGAGCACCACCGAGGGTCCCTGTACAGGAATGGGGGgcaagggagggagggggctggtCCCCCACCCCCCTACCCTACTCCCAGCTGGT
This genomic interval carries:
- the ARHGAP33 gene encoding rho GTPase-activating protein 33 isoform X3, coding for MLAPLLLQYLETLSGLVDSNLNCGPVLTWMELDNHGRRLLLSEEASLNIPAVAAAHVVKRYTAQAPDELSFEVGDIVSVIDMPPTEDRSWWRGKRGFQVGFFPSECVELFTERPGPGLKGDADGPPCGVLASQGVSSLTSAVPRPRGKLAGLLRTFMRSRPSRQRLRQRGILRQRVFGCDLGEHLSNSGQDVPQVLRCCSEFIEAHGVVDGIYRLSGVSSNIQRLRHEFDSERIPELSGPAFLQDIHSVSSLCKLYFRELPNPLLTYQLYGKFSEAMSVPGEEERLVRVHDVIQQLPPPHYRTLEYLLRHLARMARHSANTSMHARNLAIVWAPNLLRSMELESVGLGGAAAFREVRVQSVVVEFLLTHVDVLFSDTFTSAGLDPAGRCLLPRPKSLAGSGPSTRLLTLEEAQARTQGRLGTPTEPTTSKAPTSPVERRKGERGEKQRKPGGSSWKTFFALGRGPSIPRKKPLPWLGGTRARPQPSGCRPDTVTLRSAKSEESLSSQASGAGLQRLHRLRRPHSSSDAFPVGPAPAGSCESLSSSESTESSSESSSSSSSESSAAGLGALSGSPSHRTSAWLDDGDELDFSPPRCLEGLRGLDFDPLTFRCSSPTPGDPAPPASPAPPAPASAFPPRATPQALSPRGPTSPASPAALDISEPLSVSVPPAVLELLGAGGTPASATPTPALSPSPGLRPHLIPLLLRGAEAQLSDTCQQEICSKLALPGPRGAQGQHGAGMDSPLLPPPLSLLRPGGAPPPPPKNPARLMALALAERAQQVAQRQSQQEQGSTPSAPQSPFRRSLSLEVGSEPPGTSGSGPPPHPLAHPGGWAPGPPPSLPRQQSDGSLVRSQRPTGTSRRAPRGPSQVPTPGFFSAPRECLPPFLGVPKPGLYPLGSPSFQPSSPAPVWRSPLVPPAPLDRGENLYYEIEAGEGSPYSGPTRSWSPLRSMPPDRLNASYGMLGQSPPLHRSPDFLLSYPPPSCFPHDHLGYSAPQHSARRPTRPEPLYVNLALGPRGPSPASSSSSSPAHPRSRSDPGPPAPRLPQKQRAPWGRHTPHRVPGPWGPPDPLPYRAAPPAYGRGGEHHRGSLYRNGGQGREGAGPPPPYPTPSWSFHPESQTQSYC
- the ARHGAP33 gene encoding rho GTPase-activating protein 33 isoform X1 yields the protein MLAPLLLQYLETLSGLVDSNLNCGPVLTWMELDNHGRRLLLSEEASLNIPAVAAAHVVKRYTAQAPDELSFEVGDIVSVIDMPPTEDRSWWRGKRGFQVGFFPSECVELFTERPGPGLKGDADGPPCGVLASQGVSSLTSAVPRPRGKLAGLLRTFMRSRPSRQRLRQRGILRQRVFGCDLGEHLSNSGQDVPQVLRCCSEFIEAHGVVDGIYRLSGVSSNIQRLRHEFDSERIPELSGPAFLQDIHSVSSLCKLYFRELPNPLLTYQLYGKFSEAMSVPGEEERLVRVHDVIQQLPPPHYRTLEYLLRHLARMARHSANTSMHARNLAIVWAPNLLRSMELESVGLGGAAAFREVRVQSVVVEFLLTHVDVLFSDTFTSAGLDPAGRCLLPRPKSLAGSGPSTRLLTLEEAQARTQGRLGTPTEPTTSKAPTSPVERRKGERGEKQRKPGGSSWKTFFALGRGPSIPRKKPLPWLGGTRARPQPSGCRPDTVTLRSAKSEESLSSQASGAGLQRLHRLRRPHSSSDAFPVGPAPAGSCESLSSSESTESSSESSSSSSSESSAAGLGALSGSPSHRTSAWLDDGDELDFSPPRCLEGLRGLDFDPLTFRCSSPTPGDPAPPASPAPPAPASAFPPRATPQALSPRGPTSPASPAALDISEPLSVSVPPAVLELLGAGGTPASATPTPALSPSPGLRPHLIPLLLRGAEAQLSDTCQQEICSKLALPGPRGAQGQHGAGMDSPLLPPPLSLLRPGGAPPPPPKNPARLMALALAERAQQVAQRQSQQEQGSTPSAPQSPFRRSLSLEVGSEPPGTSGSGPPPHPLAHPGGWAPGPPPSLPRQQSDGSLVRSQRPTGTSRRAPRGPSQVSAQLRMGGGCGAAPEMAAQFLCSVPQQVPTPGFFSAPRECLPPFLGVPKPGLYPLGSPSFQPSSPAPVWRSPLVPPAPLDRGENLYYEIEAGEGSPYSGPTRSWSPLRSMPPDRLNASYGMLGQSPPLHRSPDFLLSYPPPSCFPHDHLGYSAPQHSARRPTRPEPLYVNLALGPRGPSPASSSSSSPAHPRSRSDPGPPAPRLPQKQRAPWGRHTPHRVPGPWGPPDPLPYRAAPPAYGRGGEHHRGSLYRNGGQGREGAGPPPPYPTPSWSFHPESQTQSYC
- the ARHGAP33 gene encoding rho GTPase-activating protein 33 isoform X2; translated protein: MLAPLLLQYLETLSGLVDSNLNCGPVLTWMELDNHGRRLLLSEEASLNIPAVAAAHVVKRYTAQAPDELSFEVGDIVSVIDMPPTEDRSWWRGKRGFQVGFFPSECVELFTERPGPGLKGDADGPPCGVLASQGVSSLTSAVPRPRGKLAGLLRTFMRSRPSRQRLRQRGILRQRVFGCDLGEHLSNSGQDVPQVLRCCSEFIEAHGVVDGIYRLSGVSSNIQRLRHEFDSERIPELSGPAFLQDIHSVSSLCKLYFRELPNPLLTYQLYGKFSEAMSVPGEEERLVRVHDVIQQLPPPHYRTLEYLLRHLARMARHSANTSMHARNLAIVWAPNLLRSMELESVGLGGAAAFREVRVQSVVVEFLLTHVDVLFSDTFTSAGLDPAGRCLLPRPKSLAGSGPSTRLLTLEEAQARTQGRLGTPTEPTTSKAPTSPVERRKGERGEKQRKPGGSSWKTFFALGRGPSIPRKKPLPWLGGTRARPQPSGCRPDTVTLRSAKSEESLSSQASGAELLGAGGTPASATPTPALSPSPGLRPHLIPLLLRGAEAQLSDTCQQEICSKLALPGPRGAQGQHGAGMDSPLLPPPLSLLRPGGAPPPPPKNPARLMALALAERAQQVAQRQSQQEQGSTPSAPQSPFRRSLSLEVGSEPPGTSGSGPPPHPLAHPGGWAPGPPPSLPRQQSDGSLVRSQRPTGTSRRAPRGPSQVSAQLRMGGGCGAAPEMAAQFLCSVPQQVPTPGFFSAPRECLPPFLGVPKPGLYPLGSPSFQPSSPAPVWRSPLVPPAPLDRGENLYYEIEAGEGSPYSGPTRSWSPLRSMPPDRLNASYGMLGQSPPLHRSPDFLLSYPPPSCFPHDHLGYSAPQHSARRPTRPEPLYVNLALGPRGPSPASSSSSSPAHPRSRSDPGPPAPRLPQKQRAPWGRHTPHRVPGPWGPPDPLPYRAAPPAYGRGGEHHRGSLYRNGGQGREGAGPPPPYPTPSWSFHPESQTQSYC